One stretch of Daphnia pulicaria isolate SC F1-1A chromosome 8, SC_F0-13Bv2, whole genome shotgun sequence DNA includes these proteins:
- the LOC124312643 gene encoding glutamate receptor ionotropic, kainate 3-like isoform X2: protein MRPFRLELAEGVSRQQFNGNKLRLASLERPPFVIFERSNGTVTGFKGYCYEILHALQKIYNFTYEVEEPSDNTYGTITANGSWNGMIGMIIEHIVDIGVGPFSVTHSRSKTIDFSVAFHEEPTAILIPPPAEDNRLLACIKPFRLEVWLSLLLFALLLPIVLWKDLTFVWKTYQKAAVTHSQISPVKPNVFQEKSPALAKQYFFILGVLIGQCIASFVSLRLPFLVRDVKSSLSLYDDLAGQKLSSIGFSPRLLGAFWCLSAVVFASAYVGILVGFLSFPRLSPIIGKLEELPGSKLGWGVHRGTALETLFTEATTGVYKTIGEGLLKQQGALVDANADGVQRVTNGSYAFIKEKSYLQFAVGEDYARSGTCRLSIAKQEFFKVNFAFALPTDSPLKHLLDKKILQLIETGLGEYWKKLYWPPSSRKCDDVNRSGGAIKSLNLKDLQGAFVILALGSGLASAIFVAERIIAQSLISRIRPFI, encoded by the exons ATGCGTCCATTCAGGCTCGAGTTGGCTGAAGGTGTTAGCCGGCAACAGTTTAACGGGAACAAGTTGCGGTTGGCGTCGCTGGAA CGACCGCCATTTGTGATTTTTGAACGCTCGAATGGAACGGTAACCGGATTCAAAGGGTACTGCTATGAAATCCTTCACGCCCTTCAAAAGATCTACAACTTCAC TTATGAAGTTGAAGAGCCCAGTGATAACACTTACGGGACAATAACAGCGAACGGCAGTTGGAACGGGATGATTGGAATGATAATCGAACAC ATTGTCGACATTGGCGTGGGTCCCTTTTCCGTCACTCATTCCCGATCTAAAACCATCGACTTCTCCGTCGCATTTCACGAAGAACCTACAGCTATACTGATTCCGCCACCAGCGGAAGACAACCGTTTGTTGGCTTGCATAAAACCTTTTCGTTTAGAG GTTTGGCTTTCCTTACTATTGTTTGCCCTTCTTCTACCCATAGTCCTGTGGAAGGACTTGACATTTGTATGGAAAACCTACCAGAAAGCCGCAGTCACTCACAGTCAAATCTCGCCAGTGAAGCCAAATGTTTTCCAGGAAAAAAGCCCGGCTCTAGCGAAgcaatatttctttattttaggaGTTCTAATTGGACAATGTATTGCTTCATTTGTCAGTTTAAGACTGCCTTTTTTGGTCAGAGATGTTAAAAGCAGTTTGTCTCTTTATGATGATCTAGCTGGACAAAAGTTGTCCTCAATCGGATTTTCACCTCGTTTACTCGGagcattttggtgtttgagtGCCGTGGTGTTTGCCAGCGCCTACGTTGGAATTCTCGTCGGTTTTCTAAGCTTTCCCAGATTATCGCCCATCATTGGTAAACTTGAAGAGCTCCCCGGATCAAAACTCGGATGGGGAGTGCATCGAGGAACGGCTCTCGAAACGCTCTTTACT GAGGCCACAACTGGAGTTTACAAAACTATTGGAG AAGGCCTTTTGAAACAACAAGGGGCTTTAGTCGACGCTAACGCTGACGGTGTTCAACGTGTGACCAATGGAAGCTATGCTTTCATAAAA GAAAAATCGTACCTGCAGTTTGCTGTTGGAGAGGACTATGCTAGATCGGGAACCTGCCGTCTTAGTATTGCTAAGCAGGAGTTTTTTAAAGTGAATTTCGCGTTCGCCCTGCCCACGGATAGTCCGCTCAAACACCTATTGGATAAAAA GATCCTGCAGTTGATAGAAACAGGTCTTGGCGAGTATTGGAAGAAACTATATTGGCCACCATCGAGTAGAAAATGCGATGACGTCAACCGATCTGGAGGGGCTATTAAAAGTCTCAACCTAAAGGATTTACAAGGCGCTTTTGTCATATTAGCTTTAGGTTCTGGATTGGCGTCCGCCATATTTGTTGCAGAGAGAATTATCGCTCAGTCCCTAATTTCTCGTATCAGACCATTTATCTAA
- the LOC124312643 gene encoding glutamate receptor ionotropic, kainate 2-like isoform X1 has protein sequence MTNQYNPCPFFFFFFFIIIIIFYIYFVSLRFGKQRPPFVIFERSNGTVTGFKGYCYEILHALQKIYNFTYEVEEPSDNTYGTITANGSWNGMIGMIIEHIVDIGVGPFSVTHSRSKTIDFSVAFHEEPTAILIPPPAEDNRLLACIKPFRLEVWLSLLLFALLLPIVLWKDLTFVWKTYQKAAVTHSQISPVKPNVFQEKSPALAKQYFFILGVLIGQCIASFVSLRLPFLVRDVKSSLSLYDDLAGQKLSSIGFSPRLLGAFWCLSAVVFASAYVGILVGFLSFPRLSPIIGKLEELPGSKLGWGVHRGTALETLFTEATTGVYKTIGEGLLKQQGALVDANADGVQRVTNGSYAFIKEKSYLQFAVGEDYARSGTCRLSIAKQEFFKVNFAFALPTDSPLKHLLDKKILQLIETGLGEYWKKLYWPPSSRKCDDVNRSGGAIKSLNLKDLQGAFVILALGSGLASAIFVAERIIAQSLISRIRPFI, from the exons ATGACCAATCAATATAATCCatgcccatttttttttttttttttttttattattattattattttttatatatattttgtctCGCTGCGTTTTGGAAAGCAGCGACCGCCATTTGTGATTTTTGAACGCTCGAATGGAACGGTAACCGGATTCAAAGGGTACTGCTATGAAATCCTTCACGCCCTTCAAAAGATCTACAACTTCAC TTATGAAGTTGAAGAGCCCAGTGATAACACTTACGGGACAATAACAGCGAACGGCAGTTGGAACGGGATGATTGGAATGATAATCGAACAC ATTGTCGACATTGGCGTGGGTCCCTTTTCCGTCACTCATTCCCGATCTAAAACCATCGACTTCTCCGTCGCATTTCACGAAGAACCTACAGCTATACTGATTCCGCCACCAGCGGAAGACAACCGTTTGTTGGCTTGCATAAAACCTTTTCGTTTAGAG GTTTGGCTTTCCTTACTATTGTTTGCCCTTCTTCTACCCATAGTCCTGTGGAAGGACTTGACATTTGTATGGAAAACCTACCAGAAAGCCGCAGTCACTCACAGTCAAATCTCGCCAGTGAAGCCAAATGTTTTCCAGGAAAAAAGCCCGGCTCTAGCGAAgcaatatttctttattttaggaGTTCTAATTGGACAATGTATTGCTTCATTTGTCAGTTTAAGACTGCCTTTTTTGGTCAGAGATGTTAAAAGCAGTTTGTCTCTTTATGATGATCTAGCTGGACAAAAGTTGTCCTCAATCGGATTTTCACCTCGTTTACTCGGagcattttggtgtttgagtGCCGTGGTGTTTGCCAGCGCCTACGTTGGAATTCTCGTCGGTTTTCTAAGCTTTCCCAGATTATCGCCCATCATTGGTAAACTTGAAGAGCTCCCCGGATCAAAACTCGGATGGGGAGTGCATCGAGGAACGGCTCTCGAAACGCTCTTTACT GAGGCCACAACTGGAGTTTACAAAACTATTGGAG AAGGCCTTTTGAAACAACAAGGGGCTTTAGTCGACGCTAACGCTGACGGTGTTCAACGTGTGACCAATGGAAGCTATGCTTTCATAAAA GAAAAATCGTACCTGCAGTTTGCTGTTGGAGAGGACTATGCTAGATCGGGAACCTGCCGTCTTAGTATTGCTAAGCAGGAGTTTTTTAAAGTGAATTTCGCGTTCGCCCTGCCCACGGATAGTCCGCTCAAACACCTATTGGATAAAAA GATCCTGCAGTTGATAGAAACAGGTCTTGGCGAGTATTGGAAGAAACTATATTGGCCACCATCGAGTAGAAAATGCGATGACGTCAACCGATCTGGAGGGGCTATTAAAAGTCTCAACCTAAAGGATTTACAAGGCGCTTTTGTCATATTAGCTTTAGGTTCTGGATTGGCGTCCGCCATATTTGTTGCAGAGAGAATTATCGCTCAGTCCCTAATTTCTCGTATCAGACCATTTATCTAA
- the LOC124312643 gene encoding glutamate receptor ionotropic, kainate 3-like isoform X3, with protein sequence MTNQYNPCPFFFFFFFIIIIIFYIYFVSLRFGKQRPPFVIFERSNGTVTGFKGYCYEILHALQKIYNFTYEVEEPSDNTYGTITANGSWNGMIGMIIEHIVDIGVGPFSVTHSRSKTIDFSVAFHEEPTAILIPPPAEDNRLLACIKPFRLEVWLSLLLFALLLPIVLWKDLTFVWKTYQKAAVTHSQISPVKPNVFQEKSPALAKQYFFILGVLIGQSGQKLSSIGFSPRLLGAFWCLSAVVFASAYVGILVGFLSFPRLSPIIGKLEELPGSKLGWGVHRGTALETLFTEATTGVYKTIGEGLLKQQGALVDANADGVQRVTNGSYAFIKEKSYLQFAVGEDYARSGTCRLSIAKQEFFKVNFAFALPTDSPLKHLLDKKILQLIETGLGEYWKKLYWPPSSRKCDDVNRSGGAIKSLNLKDLQGAFVILALGSGLASAIFVAERIIAQSLISRIRPFI encoded by the exons ATGACCAATCAATATAATCCatgcccatttttttttttttttttttttattattattattattttttatatatattttgtctCGCTGCGTTTTGGAAAGCAGCGACCGCCATTTGTGATTTTTGAACGCTCGAATGGAACGGTAACCGGATTCAAAGGGTACTGCTATGAAATCCTTCACGCCCTTCAAAAGATCTACAACTTCAC TTATGAAGTTGAAGAGCCCAGTGATAACACTTACGGGACAATAACAGCGAACGGCAGTTGGAACGGGATGATTGGAATGATAATCGAACAC ATTGTCGACATTGGCGTGGGTCCCTTTTCCGTCACTCATTCCCGATCTAAAACCATCGACTTCTCCGTCGCATTTCACGAAGAACCTACAGCTATACTGATTCCGCCACCAGCGGAAGACAACCGTTTGTTGGCTTGCATAAAACCTTTTCGTTTAGAG GTTTGGCTTTCCTTACTATTGTTTGCCCTTCTTCTACCCATAGTCCTGTGGAAGGACTTGACATTTGTATGGAAAACCTACCAGAAAGCCGCAGTCACTCACAGTCAAATCTCGCCAGTGAAGCCAAATGTTTTCCAGGAAAAAAGCCCGGCTCTAGCGAAgcaatatttctttattttaggaGTTCTAATTGGACAAT CTGGACAAAAGTTGTCCTCAATCGGATTTTCACCTCGTTTACTCGGagcattttggtgtttgagtGCCGTGGTGTTTGCCAGCGCCTACGTTGGAATTCTCGTCGGTTTTCTAAGCTTTCCCAGATTATCGCCCATCATTGGTAAACTTGAAGAGCTCCCCGGATCAAAACTCGGATGGGGAGTGCATCGAGGAACGGCTCTCGAAACGCTCTTTACT GAGGCCACAACTGGAGTTTACAAAACTATTGGAG AAGGCCTTTTGAAACAACAAGGGGCTTTAGTCGACGCTAACGCTGACGGTGTTCAACGTGTGACCAATGGAAGCTATGCTTTCATAAAA GAAAAATCGTACCTGCAGTTTGCTGTTGGAGAGGACTATGCTAGATCGGGAACCTGCCGTCTTAGTATTGCTAAGCAGGAGTTTTTTAAAGTGAATTTCGCGTTCGCCCTGCCCACGGATAGTCCGCTCAAACACCTATTGGATAAAAA GATCCTGCAGTTGATAGAAACAGGTCTTGGCGAGTATTGGAAGAAACTATATTGGCCACCATCGAGTAGAAAATGCGATGACGTCAACCGATCTGGAGGGGCTATTAAAAGTCTCAACCTAAAGGATTTACAAGGCGCTTTTGTCATATTAGCTTTAGGTTCTGGATTGGCGTCCGCCATATTTGTTGCAGAGAGAATTATCGCTCAGTCCCTAATTTCTCGTATCAGACCATTTATCTAA